Proteins encoded together in one Kutzneria kofuensis window:
- a CDS encoding YhgE/Pip domain-containing protein, giving the protein MSPIRLAATELRRITAGKLPKIAVVALVIVPLLYGAMYLYANWDPYNNLKSLPVALVVDDKGAEVNGKQLNAGNEVADELLHNAQFDWHRVSDAEAEAGVRDNRYTFALTLPADFSQALTSPAKNQPRQGVIQLTTNDSNNYLARTIADKVVDAVRAAVAKKVGTTAADQLLTGYATIRSSTLQAADGATKLADGAAKANDGAQQLATGSADLATGEHKLLDGANQLVNGLDLLKSNTANLPSQTQQLANGARQVADGNAQVAAGGSAIATASQTFNSNLDGLRSDIQARLQADGLTPDQVNQVLSALDNARKPLNDANGQIQTVSGKLQQLASGSRQVADGASQLAAAAPQLAGGIAQADSGATQLRDGLKTATDGADKLSSGAAQLASGTKQLADGSAQLRDGLNEGAGKIPDPNDPTKTANTIGDPVTVQAVGQATAATYGAGLAPFFLGLATWIGAFVLFLLLRPLSRRALAARQRPGIVALGGWLPAALLSFLQVVLLFAVVTTLVGVHPSNPLGTLGFLVLTGFAFTAMLHGLNALLGAVGKFLGLVLLVLQLTTAGGTFPWQTIPGPLQPLHIALPLGYVVDGLRHLLYGGTLSTLGTDLAVIGGYLVVGLALSVLAAYKQRVWTPSRLKPELVL; this is encoded by the coding sequence GTGAGCCCCATCCGGTTGGCGGCCACCGAGTTGCGCCGCATCACCGCGGGCAAGCTGCCCAAGATCGCCGTGGTCGCGCTGGTCATCGTGCCGCTGCTGTACGGCGCTATGTACCTGTACGCGAACTGGGACCCGTACAACAACCTCAAGTCGCTGCCGGTCGCCCTCGTCGTGGACGACAAGGGCGCGGAGGTCAACGGCAAGCAGCTCAACGCCGGCAACGAGGTCGCCGACGAGCTGCTGCACAACGCGCAGTTCGACTGGCACCGGGTCAGCGACGCCGAGGCCGAGGCCGGCGTGCGGGACAACAGGTACACGTTCGCGCTGACGCTGCCGGCGGACTTCTCGCAGGCGCTCACGTCGCCGGCGAAGAACCAGCCCCGCCAGGGCGTCATCCAGCTGACCACCAACGACTCCAACAACTATCTGGCCCGCACGATCGCCGACAAGGTCGTGGACGCGGTGCGGGCGGCGGTGGCGAAGAAGGTCGGCACGACCGCGGCCGACCAGCTGCTCACCGGCTACGCGACGATCCGCAGCAGCACGTTGCAGGCCGCCGACGGCGCGACCAAGCTGGCCGACGGCGCGGCCAAGGCCAACGACGGCGCGCAGCAGCTGGCCACCGGCAGCGCGGACCTGGCCACCGGCGAGCACAAGCTGCTGGACGGGGCCAACCAGCTGGTCAACGGCCTGGACCTGCTCAAGAGCAACACCGCCAACCTGCCGAGCCAGACCCAGCAGCTGGCCAACGGGGCCAGGCAGGTCGCCGACGGCAACGCCCAGGTCGCGGCCGGCGGGTCGGCCATCGCCACGGCCTCGCAGACGTTCAACAGCAACCTGGACGGCCTCCGCTCCGACATCCAGGCCCGGTTGCAGGCCGACGGGCTGACGCCGGACCAGGTCAACCAGGTGCTGTCGGCGTTGGACAACGCCCGCAAGCCGCTCAACGACGCCAACGGCCAGATCCAGACCGTCAGCGGCAAGCTCCAGCAGCTGGCGTCCGGCTCGCGGCAGGTCGCGGACGGCGCGTCGCAGCTCGCGGCGGCGGCCCCGCAGCTGGCCGGCGGCATCGCGCAGGCCGACAGCGGTGCGACGCAGCTCCGTGACGGCCTGAAGACCGCCACCGACGGCGCCGACAAGTTGTCCAGCGGGGCGGCGCAGCTGGCGTCCGGCACGAAGCAGCTCGCCGACGGCAGCGCGCAGCTGCGGGACGGGCTGAACGAGGGCGCCGGCAAGATCCCGGACCCGAACGACCCGACCAAGACCGCCAACACCATCGGCGACCCGGTGACCGTGCAGGCGGTCGGGCAGGCCACCGCGGCCACCTACGGCGCCGGCCTCGCGCCGTTCTTCCTCGGCCTGGCCACGTGGATCGGCGCGTTCGTGCTGTTCCTGCTGCTGCGCCCCTTGTCCCGGCGGGCGCTGGCGGCGCGGCAGCGGCCCGGCATCGTGGCCCTCGGCGGCTGGCTGCCGGCGGCGCTGCTCAGCTTCCTGCAGGTGGTGCTGCTGTTCGCCGTCGTGACCACGCTGGTCGGCGTGCACCCGTCGAATCCCTTGGGCACCTTGGGTTTCCTCGTGCTGACCGGTTTCGCGTTCACCGCGATGCTGCACGGGTTGAACGCTCTGCTCGGCGCCGTCGGCAAGTTCCTCGGCCTGGTGTTGCTGGTGTTGCAGCTGACCACGGCCGGCGGCACGTTCCCGTGGCAGACCATCCCCGGGCCGTTGCAGCCGCTGCACATCGCGCTGCCGCTGGGCTACGTGGTCGACGGCCTGCGGCACCTGCTCTACGGCGGAACCCTGTCCACCCTCGGGACCGATCTTGCGGTGATCGGGGGCTATCTGGTGGTGGGGCTGGCGCTGTCGGTGTTGGCCGCGTACAAGCAGAGGGTGTGGACGCCCTCTCGCCTCAAGCCGGAACTCGTGCTGTGA
- a CDS encoding TetR/AcrR family transcriptional regulator: MKPRPARTSATKQKLFDAALRLVGERGAAGVTVDEIAAEAGVAKGTVYYNFGSKDGLVDALLRHGVELLAARLRAAEDVDDTGEALETLVDGALGFFAEYPAFAQLLVSEMWRTPGQWHGTLSLLRDDIVAIVRQVVQRRADAGALPPDVPVGTASAALFGTLLVVALDWQVFQPQRSRREVRESVIMLVRGVSERP, translated from the coding sequence GTGAAGCCGCGGCCCGCCCGCACCTCGGCGACGAAGCAGAAGCTGTTCGACGCCGCGCTGCGCCTCGTCGGCGAGCGCGGGGCGGCCGGCGTGACCGTCGACGAGATCGCCGCCGAGGCGGGCGTGGCCAAGGGAACCGTCTACTACAACTTCGGCAGCAAGGACGGCCTCGTCGACGCCCTGCTCCGGCACGGCGTCGAGCTGCTGGCGGCGCGGCTGCGGGCCGCCGAGGACGTCGACGACACCGGCGAGGCGCTGGAGACCCTGGTCGACGGGGCGCTGGGGTTCTTCGCCGAGTACCCCGCGTTCGCGCAGTTGCTGGTGAGCGAGATGTGGCGGACGCCAGGGCAGTGGCACGGCACGTTGAGCCTGCTGCGGGACGACATCGTGGCGATCGTGCGCCAGGTGGTGCAGCGGCGGGCCGATGCCGGTGCTTTACCGCCGGACGTTCCGGTGGGCACGGCGTCGGCGGCGCTGTTCGGCACGCTGCTCGTGGTGGCGCTGGACTGGCAGGTGTTCCAGCCGCAGCGGAGTCGGCGCGAGGTCCGCGAGTCCGTGATCATGCTGGTACGGGGAGTGTCCGAGCGGCCCTGA
- a CDS encoding DJ-1/PfpI family protein produces MHIAILTFDGYNELDSLIALGILNRVDRPDWRVSIAGPTPTVRSMNGVLIESMATLRDACAADAVIVGSGSKTREVVENPEIMAVLRGLDPSRQLLAAQCSGALVLARLGLLDGVPACTDLKSKPWVVAAGVDVLNQPFHSKDNVATAGGCLASHYLATWLIARLESPAAAEKALRYVAPVGEQEEYIDRALRNVGFRAARTLPVPA; encoded by the coding sequence ATGCACATCGCGATCCTGACCTTCGACGGATACAACGAACTCGACTCGCTCATCGCCCTCGGCATCCTCAACCGGGTCGACCGCCCCGACTGGCGGGTGTCGATCGCCGGCCCCACGCCCACCGTCCGGTCGATGAACGGCGTGCTGATCGAGTCCATGGCCACCCTGCGGGACGCCTGCGCCGCCGACGCCGTCATCGTGGGGAGCGGGTCGAAGACCAGGGAAGTCGTCGAGAACCCCGAGATCATGGCCGTGCTGCGGGGCCTCGACCCGAGTAGGCAACTGCTCGCCGCCCAGTGCTCCGGCGCGCTCGTGCTGGCCAGGCTGGGGCTGCTCGACGGGGTTCCCGCCTGCACCGATCTCAAGTCCAAGCCGTGGGTCGTCGCCGCCGGCGTCGACGTCCTCAACCAGCCCTTTCACAGCAAGGACAACGTCGCCACGGCCGGCGGCTGTCTCGCCTCGCACTACCTGGCCACCTGGCTCATCGCCCGCCTGGAGAGCCCGGCAGCCGCCGAGAAGGCGCTGCGCTACGTCGCCCCCGTCGGTGAGCAGGAGGAGTACATCGACCGGGCCCTGCGCAACGTGGGCTTCAGGGCCGCTCGGACACTCCCCGTACCAGCATGA
- a CDS encoding aminotransferase-like domain-containing protein, giving the protein MRIPRYKRVVDALAAELRSGRWPVGTRLPTHRELAAREGIALVTATRVYAELEAMGLVTGEQGRGTFVRDTALLSGQGIDEQLVATDAVDLRFNYPAVPGQADLLRQALRELSTAGDLESLLHYQPHAGRLEARTAVARHLGRRGLTVDAAQVLIVSGAQHGLAVTAMAMLRRGDVVAVDSLTYTGFKVLAGTLGLELVATSDLDELCLRRPVRAVYTMPTLHNPLGTVMSLKARKRLVATARRHGLLIIEDAAYAYLVEDCPPPLAALAPERTVYVSSLSKSVATGLRVGFVVAPEVPPIERVIRATTWNTPALNVALVRRWLEDGTVDRLEAHKRTDAHMRQAIARDVFAGLPVRSHPSSYFLWLPLAENARADRIAASLARQRISVSTAEQFATTALVPQALRLALGSVPVPELRRALTTVRSVMGDDAYH; this is encoded by the coding sequence GTGCGGATTCCCCGGTACAAGCGCGTGGTGGACGCTCTCGCGGCGGAACTCCGGTCGGGGCGCTGGCCGGTGGGGACGCGCCTGCCGACGCACCGCGAGCTCGCCGCCCGTGAGGGCATCGCGCTGGTGACCGCGACCCGGGTGTACGCCGAGCTGGAGGCGATGGGCCTCGTGACCGGCGAACAGGGCCGGGGCACGTTCGTCCGTGACACGGCGCTGCTGTCGGGGCAGGGCATCGACGAGCAGCTGGTGGCGACCGACGCCGTCGACCTCCGCTTCAACTACCCCGCCGTCCCCGGCCAGGCGGACCTGTTGCGGCAAGCGTTGAGGGAGCTGTCGACCGCCGGCGACCTGGAATCGTTGCTGCACTACCAACCCCACGCCGGGCGGCTAGAAGCCCGAACGGCCGTCGCGCGGCACCTCGGCCGACGCGGACTGACCGTGGACGCCGCGCAGGTGCTGATCGTCAGCGGTGCGCAGCACGGCCTCGCGGTGACGGCCATGGCCATGTTGCGGCGCGGGGACGTCGTGGCGGTGGATTCCTTGACGTACACCGGTTTCAAGGTGCTGGCCGGCACGCTGGGCCTGGAGCTGGTGGCCACGTCCGATCTCGACGAGCTCTGCCTCCGGCGGCCGGTCCGGGCCGTCTACACGATGCCGACGCTGCACAACCCGTTGGGCACCGTCATGTCGCTCAAGGCCCGCAAGCGGCTGGTGGCGACCGCGCGCCGGCACGGCCTGCTGATCATCGAGGACGCCGCTTACGCCTACCTGGTCGAGGATTGCCCGCCGCCGCTGGCCGCGCTGGCCCCGGAGCGCACGGTCTACGTCTCCAGCCTGTCCAAGAGCGTGGCCACCGGCCTGCGGGTCGGTTTTGTGGTGGCGCCGGAGGTTCCGCCGATCGAACGGGTCATCCGCGCCACCACCTGGAACACGCCCGCCCTCAACGTCGCTCTGGTCCGCCGCTGGCTGGAGGACGGCACCGTCGATCGGCTGGAGGCCCACAAGCGCACCGATGCCCACATGCGGCAGGCCATCGCCCGTGACGTCTTCGCCGGGCTGCCGGTCCGCAGCCACCCGTCGTCGTACTTCCTCTGGCTGCCGCTGGCCGAGAACGCCCGGGCCGACCGCATCGCCGCTTCCCTGGCCCGGCAACGGATCTCCGTCTCCACGGCCGAGCAGTTCGCCACCACTGCCCTGGTGCCGCAGGCACTTCGACTCGCCCTGGGATCGGTGCCGGTGCCCGAACTCCGCCGAGCCCTGACCACCGTCCGGTCAGTGATGGGCGACGACGCCTACCACTGA
- the polA gene encoding DNA polymerase I, with translation MNQVAAHQDNRLLLLDGHSLAYRAFFALPAENFKTTTGQTTNAVYGFTSMLINLLRDEKPTHLAVAFDVSRKTFRSEAFADYKANRSATPDEFRGQVSIVQDMLGALGIPVLTKDNFEADDIIATLTTQASGQGYQVLICTGDRDALQLVSEQVTVLYPRKGVSDLTRFTPDAVQEKYGLSPQQYPDFAALRGDPSDNLPGIPGVGEKTAAKWIREFGSLGDLVDRVDEVKGKTGDALRANLSNVLLNRQLTELVKDVEIGVGPDDLAVQPWDRDQVHRLFDDLEFRVLRDRLFATLTSAEPEADEGFDVTGGAIPTGELAAWLEQHARTGERVGLAFKGTWGSGTGDIEGIALATSSGEGGYVNVTALTESDEKALAAWFADEKVAKAAHDFKGPAHALRARGWDPQGWTSDTALAAYLVRPGQRSFELDDLVLRYLKRELRAEEGADDGQLSLLADEAADAEAAAKTQIVKAKAVAELADALDTALESIGSRRLLDELELPLLGVLGDLEEAGICVDVEHLTELEAHFAGRVKQAAQDAYSVIGKEINLGSPKQLQVVLFEDLNMPKTKRTKTGYTTDAEALQTLYETTEHPFLAHLLEHRDATRLKTTVDGLLKSVADDGRIHTTFNQMIAATGRLSSTEPNLQNIPVRTEEGRRIRHSFVVGGGYAELMTADYSQIEMRIMAHLSQDASLIEAFNTGEDLHTYVASQAFSLPTEEVTGELRRRVKAMTYGLAYGLSVYGLAQQLRISNDEAREQMDAYFARFGAVRDYLQAVVRKAREDGYTETILGRRRYLPDLNSDNRQRREMAERMALNAPIQGSAADIIKVAMLGVHKALKEAGLRSRVLLQVHDELVLELAEGEHEQVEALVRENMGNAYKLAVPLEVSVGYGRTWDDAAH, from the coding sequence GTGAACCAGGTCGCAGCCCACCAGGACAACCGTCTTCTCCTGCTCGACGGCCACTCGCTGGCCTACCGGGCGTTCTTCGCGCTGCCCGCGGAGAACTTCAAGACGACGACCGGGCAGACCACCAACGCGGTCTACGGCTTCACCTCGATGTTGATCAACCTGCTGCGCGACGAGAAGCCCACGCACCTGGCGGTGGCCTTCGACGTCTCGCGCAAGACGTTCCGCTCCGAGGCGTTCGCCGACTACAAGGCCAACCGGTCGGCCACCCCGGACGAGTTCCGCGGCCAGGTCAGCATCGTGCAGGACATGCTGGGCGCGCTGGGCATCCCGGTGCTGACCAAGGACAACTTCGAGGCCGACGACATCATCGCCACGCTGACCACGCAGGCGTCCGGGCAGGGCTACCAGGTGCTCATCTGCACCGGCGACCGCGACGCGCTGCAGCTGGTCAGCGAGCAGGTCACGGTGCTCTACCCACGCAAGGGCGTTTCCGACCTGACCCGGTTTACGCCCGACGCCGTGCAGGAGAAGTACGGCCTGAGCCCGCAGCAGTACCCGGACTTCGCGGCGCTGCGCGGCGACCCCTCCGACAACCTGCCCGGCATCCCCGGCGTCGGCGAGAAGACTGCGGCCAAGTGGATCCGTGAGTTCGGCTCGCTCGGCGACCTGGTGGACCGGGTCGACGAGGTCAAGGGCAAGACCGGTGACGCGCTGCGGGCCAACCTGTCCAACGTGCTGCTCAACCGGCAGCTCACCGAGCTGGTGAAGGACGTCGAGATCGGCGTCGGACCGGACGACCTCGCGGTGCAGCCGTGGGACCGGGACCAGGTGCACCGGCTGTTCGACGACCTGGAGTTCCGGGTACTGCGCGACCGCCTGTTCGCCACGCTGACCAGCGCCGAGCCGGAAGCCGACGAGGGCTTCGACGTGACCGGCGGCGCGATCCCCACCGGCGAGCTGGCGGCCTGGCTGGAGCAGCACGCCCGCACCGGCGAGCGCGTCGGCCTGGCGTTCAAGGGCACGTGGGGCAGCGGCACCGGCGACATCGAGGGCATCGCGCTGGCGACGTCATCCGGCGAGGGCGGCTACGTCAATGTCACCGCACTGACCGAGTCCGACGAGAAGGCGCTCGCGGCGTGGTTCGCCGACGAGAAGGTGGCCAAGGCGGCACACGACTTCAAAGGCCCCGCACATGCGCTGCGTGCCCGCGGCTGGGACCCCCAGGGCTGGACCAGCGACACCGCGCTGGCGGCGTACCTGGTGCGGCCGGGGCAGCGCTCGTTCGAGCTGGACGACCTCGTGCTGCGCTACCTGAAGCGGGAGCTGCGCGCCGAGGAAGGCGCCGACGACGGCCAGCTGTCGCTGCTGGCCGACGAGGCCGCCGACGCGGAGGCCGCGGCGAAGACACAGATCGTGAAGGCGAAGGCCGTCGCGGAGCTGGCCGACGCGCTCGACACGGCGCTGGAGTCGATCGGCAGCCGGCGGCTGCTCGACGAGCTGGAGCTGCCGCTGCTCGGAGTGCTGGGCGACCTGGAGGAAGCCGGCATCTGCGTCGACGTCGAGCACCTCACCGAGTTGGAGGCGCACTTCGCCGGGCGGGTGAAGCAGGCGGCGCAGGACGCGTACTCGGTGATCGGCAAGGAGATCAACCTCGGCTCGCCCAAGCAGTTGCAGGTCGTGCTGTTCGAGGACCTCAACATGCCGAAGACCAAGCGCACCAAGACCGGCTACACCACCGACGCCGAGGCGCTGCAGACGCTGTACGAAACCACCGAGCACCCGTTCCTGGCGCACCTGTTGGAGCACCGGGACGCCACCCGGCTCAAGACCACTGTGGACGGTCTGCTGAAGTCCGTGGCCGACGACGGCCGCATCCACACCACGTTCAACCAGATGATCGCCGCCACCGGCCGGCTGTCCTCGACCGAGCCGAACCTGCAGAACATCCCGGTGCGCACCGAGGAGGGCCGCCGGATCCGGCACTCGTTCGTGGTCGGCGGCGGCTACGCCGAGCTGATGACCGCGGACTACAGCCAGATCGAGATGCGGATCATGGCGCACCTGTCCCAGGACGCCAGCCTGATCGAGGCCTTCAACACCGGCGAGGACCTGCACACCTACGTGGCGTCGCAGGCGTTCTCGCTGCCGACCGAGGAGGTCACCGGCGAGCTGCGGCGGCGGGTCAAGGCCATGACGTACGGCCTGGCCTACGGCCTGTCGGTGTACGGCCTCGCGCAGCAGCTGCGGATCTCCAACGACGAGGCCCGCGAGCAGATGGACGCGTACTTCGCGAGGTTCGGCGCGGTCCGCGACTACCTGCAGGCCGTCGTGCGCAAGGCCCGCGAGGACGGCTACACCGAGACCATCCTCGGCCGTCGGCGCTACCTGCCCGACCTCAACAGCGACAACCGGCAGCGCCGCGAGATGGCCGAGCGGATGGCGCTGAACGCCCCGATCCAGGGCAGCGCCGCCGACATCATCAAGGTCGCCATGCTCGGCGTGCACAAGGCGTTGAAGGAAGCCGGCCTGCGCAGCCGGGTGCTGCTGCAGGTGCACGACGAACTCGTGCTGGAACTGGCCGAGGGCGAGCACGAGCAGGTGGAGGCCCTGGTCCGGGAGAACATGGGCAACGCCTACAAGCTCGCGGTCCCGCTGGAGGTCTCGGTCGGCTACGGCCGCACCTGGGACGACGCCGCCCACTGA
- a CDS encoding hotdog fold thioesterase, which translates to MTDTAQARSDELAALPEQLPAKMGIEVTDWNRDRLVGTMPVAGNRQPYGLLHGGASAVLAETLGSIAAAMHAADHGRIAMGVELNCTHHRGVVAGVVTGVATPLHVGRTMSSFEVVITDESGKRVCTARLTCAIRETTGAKTT; encoded by the coding sequence GTGACCGACACCGCGCAGGCGCGCTCGGACGAGCTGGCCGCGCTGCCCGAGCAGCTGCCGGCGAAGATGGGCATCGAGGTGACCGACTGGAACCGGGACCGGCTCGTCGGCACCATGCCGGTGGCCGGCAACCGCCAGCCGTACGGGCTGCTGCACGGCGGCGCCAGCGCGGTGCTGGCCGAGACCCTGGGCTCCATCGCCGCCGCCATGCACGCCGCCGACCACGGCCGGATCGCGATGGGCGTGGAGCTGAACTGCACCCACCACCGGGGCGTGGTGGCCGGTGTCGTCACCGGCGTGGCCACGCCGCTGCACGTCGGCCGCACGATGTCGTCGTTCGAGGTCGTGATCACCGACGAGTCGGGGAAGCGGGTCTGCACCGCCCGGCTCACCTGCGCCATCCGCGAGACCACCGGCGCCAAAACCACCTGA
- a CDS encoding ABC transporter ATP-binding protein, whose product MSETSSASQATATTHTRPLLEVRNLSVAYGAIEAIREISFSVQAGQIVSLIGANGAGKTTTLRTISGLLRPKRGEILFEGRPIHTQPAHAILGMGVAHCPEGRRLFPRMTVEENLLLGAYTRSDDGVAEDMERVYELFPVLGERRQNKAGLFSGGEQQMLAIGRAMMSRPRLLMLDEPSMGLSPIMTQRIFDTIRNLRDLGTTVLLVEQNALAALAQSDYGYVVDLGRTTLEGTGHDLLADQRVRDAYLGES is encoded by the coding sequence GTGAGCGAGACGTCCTCGGCGTCCCAGGCGACCGCCACCACCCACACCCGTCCGCTGCTGGAGGTGCGCAACCTCAGCGTGGCGTACGGGGCGATCGAGGCAATCAGGGAGATCAGCTTCTCCGTGCAGGCCGGGCAGATCGTCAGCCTCATCGGCGCCAACGGCGCCGGTAAGACCACGACGCTGCGCACCATCTCCGGGCTGCTGCGGCCCAAGCGCGGGGAGATCCTGTTCGAGGGCCGGCCGATCCACACCCAGCCGGCGCACGCCATCCTGGGCATGGGCGTGGCCCACTGCCCGGAGGGCCGGCGGCTGTTCCCGCGGATGACCGTCGAGGAGAACCTGCTGCTCGGCGCGTACACCCGGTCCGACGACGGCGTCGCCGAGGACATGGAGCGGGTGTACGAGCTGTTCCCGGTGCTCGGTGAGCGCCGGCAGAACAAGGCGGGCCTGTTCTCCGGCGGCGAGCAGCAGATGCTGGCCATCGGCCGGGCGATGATGTCCCGGCCGCGGCTGCTGATGCTGGACGAGCCGTCGATGGGTCTGTCGCCGATCATGACGCAGCGCATCTTCGACACCATCCGCAACCTGCGCGACCTGGGCACCACGGTGCTGCTGGTCGAGCAGAACGCGCTGGCGGCGCTGGCCCAGTCCGACTACGGCTACGTGGTCGACCTGGGCCGCACCACGCTGGAGGGGACCGGTCACGACCTGCTGGCCGACCAGCGGGTCCGCGACGCCTACCTCGGCGAGAGCTGA
- a CDS encoding ABC transporter ATP-binding protein — protein MSTPVLQARDVSMVFGGLSALRNVSLTLEEGKIVGLIGPNGAGKTTFFNCLTGLYTPTTGQVLLKGNVLPGDPAAVTAAGIARTFQNIRLFPSMTVLENVLLGRHVRMKQGPLASLFHGPSFRRGEAAARDRARELLAFVGLGKVEDELSRNLPYGDQRRLEIARALATDPAVLLLDEPTAGMNPQETEAARQLIFRIRDLGISVVVIEHDTKFIFTLCDQVSVLVQGELLVEGTPDVVRGDPRVVEAYLGKPPEEVEAELQAVQEGETP, from the coding sequence ATGAGCACCCCGGTGTTGCAGGCACGGGACGTGTCCATGGTCTTCGGTGGCCTCTCGGCGCTGAGGAACGTGTCCCTCACCCTGGAAGAGGGCAAGATCGTCGGGCTGATCGGGCCGAACGGCGCCGGCAAGACGACGTTCTTCAACTGCCTGACCGGCCTCTACACGCCGACCACCGGCCAGGTGCTGCTCAAGGGCAACGTGCTGCCCGGCGACCCGGCGGCGGTCACCGCGGCCGGCATCGCCCGCACGTTCCAGAACATCCGGCTGTTCCCCAGCATGACCGTGCTGGAGAACGTGCTGCTCGGCCGGCACGTGCGGATGAAGCAGGGGCCGCTGGCGTCGCTGTTCCACGGTCCTTCGTTCCGTCGCGGCGAGGCCGCCGCCCGGGACCGGGCCCGCGAGCTGCTGGCGTTCGTCGGACTGGGCAAGGTCGAGGACGAGCTCTCCCGCAACCTGCCCTACGGCGACCAGCGGCGGCTGGAGATCGCCCGCGCGCTGGCCACCGACCCGGCGGTGCTGCTGCTGGACGAGCCGACCGCCGGCATGAACCCGCAGGAGACCGAGGCGGCCCGGCAGCTGATCTTCCGGATTCGCGACCTGGGCATCTCGGTGGTGGTCATCGAGCACGACACCAAGTTCATCTTCACGCTGTGCGACCAGGTGTCCGTGCTGGTGCAGGGTGAGCTGCTGGTCGAAGGCACCCCGGACGTGGTGCGCGGCGACCCCCGGGTCGTCGAGGCGTACCTGGGCAAGCCGCCCGAGGAAGTCGAGGCCGAGCTGCAGGCCGTGCAGGAGGGAGAAACGCCGTGA